The DNA region TATTTGTCCTGGTGGGGAAACTTTGCTGAGTGCAGGAAGGACAATTCAACTCTGGAATCTTCACACAAGAACCGTTCTGAAGGTATGCAGCTCTGCAAGATATTGAAGATTTGTGGTGGCATATTGTAATTTTCTTGCACAGTTATGTccatacagtcaaactcggatacctcgaactcggataagccgaatatcgcttacctcgggggcaaaatgaaagtcccgattgttccgatggagtttccgtgtattaaaattcgcgtagctcgaaaagaataactcgaagttcggttacctcgaagggaaatctaatgtcccgatcttaattaacttattgtttttcccagcatgttgctcgaatcgaaattgcaaacatcactcagcatctccgattaagcgcgcgtgaaCAGCGAAGAcatgcaaatgttttcacactcgattgtaaatattctgagaccagaacaatcgcgcgcccaagaagaaatacccgatacacagctgacaaggaaaatccccaacacctaccgaacacacgtacatggtatgcacatagcacccgtgccaatggagtgctttacgatagcactacgcgctgccccatcatttgcttttctttaaccactgtgttttgatttttgatggagacagtcataccgtgcgcgtagatttctcaGCCGTCGAGGCGCACCTGCTTacgttgacagttatatctttgccattaatcacgctccactgtgaaaacatcaatctccctcgtagtgcctttttttaaacaattttttttttttttgcctttcacgaagtttacttccccgagaacgcaagcactgaaactttttttttttttccagcaatgcgattatgaaaatctggaagtataggccgatcacaatgaagaatagaatacacAGGGCTCCGCACTAagttttatcgggccaccaatatcattgatttttattttctggtggTCGAAGGTAAAAtctggtgacaaaaaaaaaaaaaaaaatcaggaaaaacataagaaaaactaaatcggtcctactaaacatagacaaattaatattaagcattattgaagtgatacagatgcccatgtctaaaacaaatgaatagaaaattcaatcatcttactctgtgtttaaaagatttgacaaataggcgtagagattatttaaaaagttgatgcccattatattgaggaggtcaaaacttacgtttgaaatgagaaaatgggagcatttgctgacatttgttagcatccgacatttgttttagcattgtagaaagccgaaagttaccgttattcatttttaaatgtaagagcaaacaaccgacattcattttagaatcttacggagctgaatactatcctaatccatttccaaacgtgaaagcaaacatccgctatttgttttagcatctaactgagcggattaataccattaatcatttccaaatgttaaagcaacaatctgttattaattttttgcatcgtacggagcagaatattaccgttattcatttcaaacatccgacatttatttcattatcgaacggagccgaatgttactgctgtccacttccgaaagtgaaatgaatcatctgacaattattttatcatcgcgtggagccgaatgttactgtttttcatttttgaacgtcaaggcagacatcagacattttggaccatgaaacgtatagctgaatgttactgatatttatAATTTCGAAATGTAccgtagcaaatatccaatatttttttatcatcgtatggggcagaatgttactgctgttcacttccaaacatgccaaacgtaaaagcaatcattcgacatgtatttttagcatcttccggagctgaatgctattgacatttactttcgaacgtaaaagcacacATCCGGCATAAGTTATCAGCGTAcgatacggagttgaatattattgttattcacttcagaacatcaaagcaaacattcgacatttattttagcatcttccggagctaaatgttattgcaatttactttcgaacgtaaaagcaaacatccagcatttatttcatcattgtcaggagttgaatattattgttactcttttccgaacgtcaaagcaaacatcaaacattaattttaccattaaacgcagctgaatgttactgttattcatttcgaaatttaaaagcaaacatcagacagttattctagcatcatatggacatgatggagcagaatattactgctattttcttccgaacataaaaacgatcatctgacatctattttagcatcttccggagccgaatgctattgctatttacttccgaaagtataaggaaacatccgacatttatttaaccatcgtacggagttgaatgttactgtttttcatttccgaacgtcatagcaaaaattcgacatttatttcagcgtcttccggagccgaatgttatccttattcatttccgaacgcaaaatcaaatatctaacattagttttagcaccatacggagctgagtcttatcgttattcatttccaaaagtatgagcaaacatccgacatttattttagtatcataccgagtcgaatattaccgtcattcatttccacaattaaacgcaaacccctgacatttattttagcatcttacgtagccgattgttaccgctgttcattttcaaaagtaaaggcaaacatccgatttttttttttgatttttttttttttggtggcgcgatcgggccaccaaaatctttatttctgaaattttgatttcatttccgattttcactcaattcattcatataaaagttgattcaattcaaattgacaagcatgcaaacaatcagtaggcactataacagacatgttgaacatcgataaacgtcgaacatcgataaacatcggataagtcgaagaaaattcgacgtacgcgtacctcgaaattcgcgtacgtcgaaccattttcttcagtcccgacgaattcgaggtatccgagtttgactgtatttaAAACAAAGGGGTCGAAACTAACAGTATGCAATGTATCAGCGCTTCAACTCTATGTGAAATGAACATGAAAGAAACTAGGTCTCACTGTTCCTTTGTGTTAAATTTGTTATAGATTATAGCCTGGCAACTGAATCAGTGATGAGAACCCATGCACCACGCATACATGGCCATGACTGAAAAAACATGTCATTACCACAGAATCTCCTGAGATTCAGAGCCTGTCAAGTCacctcttatttcattttcacccATCATTTCATATGTTCTAGTattggaaaacatttttttttttccgcaagAACATCCTATTTGAGGAGCTATTTCCCAAATTGAATTGCATTTATAAGGCGCTTTATACTGTTTTTTCTAATCTTTTTGCATTAGTATCATAGCACAGTAGACATTTGTGGGTCCTGCCTTCAGAAATTCTTTATGTGGAGGCTAAATGGTGATTTGTCTCTTATGCAACAGAAATACACAGGACATGCCAGTCATGTGACAAGACTAAGAGTACTTCCTATGTCATCGAGATCTGAGGGGGCTGATCCACTCGAGGCAATAGAGGGCCTCTACTTCATGTCATCGGCAGCCAGTGACAGGATTGTCAATGTGTGGTATGTTCTCTCTTGCTGTTCAGGAGTAGATGCCCAAAAGGAATAATGAAGCGTTATTGTGCCTTTTTTTCAGTTACTTGCCAGGAGTAATCTCTTGTGTTTGTATCACTTTTCAGTAGTGATGTCATATTGACAATGTTTAATGACTGCAAGCAGTTTAGAGATCAAATTGAATTGGACTGTGGTGTCATATTGACAATGTTTAATGACTGCAAGCAGTTTAGAGATCAAATTGAATTCGACTGTAGACATCTTTATACTtgtatttatgattttttttttcacatgctCCCATGAAGATTGACAATTTGGATTGTAAGAGATCTAAAtgtgttgttttgttatattttagGCAAGTGAAAGGGGGAAGTAAAGACAAAACCTCTCTGGCTTCATTTGCTGTGCCTGAAGAACCATCAGACTTTGATGTCTGTGTGACTGCAGATTCGGTGAGTCATACCTGTGTATGGATGCATTGAAATGAAAGTCAATAAAAAAACATTTATTTGGTGATTCGGTGAGTCATTCGGTTGTATTATATCTTTGTATGGTTACTTCGAACTGAAAGTcaataaaaacattaatttgAGTTCACTTGAAGATATTTTGCCTTGGGTAATATTTTTGGTTGATGTATCAGTGGTTCCATGCAAAAACTTTGTCAAGTGAAATGTGCTGGTCATTAAATACTACCACAGCTTTTGACTATCGTGCCATTGTAATTGCTACAAGTTTGCATACATATATGAAGAAGCTAAATAGATGATCACAAGGTTCAATGCACTTAAAAGTGTTTTGTCACtctatatgaaaaaaatatgtacaagGCAAGAAATCATTTCTCGATCCATAACTTCATGAAAAAATGTTGAAGCAGTGTAGTATCAGTTTCATTATGGCATAAAATTGCACTAGCATACCTTCATAGCACTGATGTTTCTTTCTGTCACCAAGGTATTGGTTTACATCAATTTaaaacaaactttatttgatatGTTATTTGTATTGCTCAGTCTGTGTGTGTCACCTAGTATGAATTATTCCTAATCAGttcttcattattttctctCCTATCTCTCACATACCAGGTGGTATACACATCTGTCATCACCCAGTCTGGCCAGGTTCACATTTTTGATACTGTTTTAAATGGGTaagaccctccccccccccccacccccatccccccacccccatataatattttttttttgacagcaaATGACAGTTTACGTGATTATATAAATCAGAAGAACCACTCAAATTGGATAACAAAACGAGTGCGTAAGTTGACTTTGAAGTGTAGATATTGTTTTGAAAACTTCccagaaaatattttttcacaaatattGTTTTTTCTGTCCCCCATGGTATGAAAGAAGGTATCATAGGTAAACACTGCTCACAGGTAAGATGTAGACAGTATGACTACTGAATTTTTTGGAAACGTAAGAAATTGCCTTTCCTGTTCTGCATACCCATGTTTTCGATGGTACTAGTATGTACATTGTTTTAAGAATATTGGGTTTCTAAGAAATTGTCCTCATGATCAAAAATACATTGGACTTTACCGAATAGGGAATTCTCGGCAATAATTAGCCAGTTGTGGTTGTGATGAAAGCGATATGGCTCTTGTAAAGATTGTCATTGTAAGCAGCAGTGAGCCTGCTGATGGTTTTGAGTCTCCAGAGAAGCTTTGCAAATGCAGGCTTCAACCTTCAGCGATGTCTTCAGTGTTTATTGATTTATGATGTTGAGGAGGGGGCAAGGGTGATTTTACTGTGCAGCCATTGTATGTTGATCCAGCTGTGCCATCTAATGCATTGAGCTTGCTCTATAAGCAAACAGTAGATGATTTCATGTGCAAGTGCTTGTCCAGTCTCAGTCTTACCTTTTTAACAATACGTTTTTTCCTGCTCGTGTGATGTACAGACGTGCATGACCTGTGCCAATGCAGTATTTGCCCACCAAGCAAACTTGAACACATAAGATATTGCCATGTAAATCTGTTTGGAATTCAAATGTTTGTGAGAGATTCAGAATTTTTTAGTTCTGCAGCCCTATGTCCAATCATGGTCTGAAATGTGACATGAGCCAAATGCAGTAGTGTAATTatttaatttattattattattattttttttttttttttttggtacaataCCAGCAGGAACTGGTGGATATCTTTGTGTTGACAGAAATGTGTTGAGCAGTCAATTGTGATGTTTTATTATTGCTTGCATTTATCTGATCTATCGGTAGTGGAGCTCAACCTGTAATGCAGCCATTTAGGAGATAACACAAGCACCCACGTGAAGTCGGGCAACTATGGTGTTAGTGTGTTTCATTTATGAAGCAATTCTTATGTGTGTTTATAGCTATGAAGCGGTAAGCTAAGTAGAAATGTGTGAGCTTATTACTATGGAGTGTATTTTGTGATCATTTTGTGGTTCAATTGTAACAAACACCAATTTTAACCTATGTTCTCTGCATGCAGGAGTGCCAAGACACCTTTCCAAGCCAATCATGTAATCACTGTGGCAACAGCAGGCAGCAAGCAATCTGTGACGAGACCCATTCCAATCCTGACAGCTCAGATTTCCTTGGTGGATGGCCAACCTCAGATATTATTGGCCTATGGCATCACCCTAAAGCCATCTTTTGAACCAGTAGTAAGTGTAGTAACCAGTTGCCTTCCGTGATTTTTGATAACATTtataaaatttgataaaattttgataACATACCAAGCTTTAGCCCAGTAAAGCTCTGTTATcatttttcctgtatttctGCCACTTTCAATATGCATGATCTGAAAAAGATTTGCATCACTGtatctatttttgtgtgtttttcacaGAAATTTGTTTCATGGGAGAAGGAGATCTGCTTGATACGAGAGGCGAGCCTTCATTCCAGCAAAGACAAGGGAGCGGGTGACAGGGTAAGCTGAGTGATTGGAATGTACTAGCCCTTATTTTTGACACCCACCAGAATTTGAAGATTGTATAGATatgattcaaattcatgaaattcttccgtcgagatgttttcatctgctttgatataaggattagaatcaacacttgctgtcgggcgaaagctcggtggtctagtggagatgacgcctgtccggtgatcaggaggtcgtaggttcgaatcctgctggagtatgtacgcccatgattttttatcatggctactactaaaacactgatcaattcagtgcttatttacgtcgatgtagggcaatttgtcaatcagttgcaatgaaaacatctcgacggaagaatttcatgaatttgaataacaaagcagtacccgctgcattctataaggattagaaccaacacttgctgtcgggcgaaagctcggtggtctagtggagatgacgcctgtccggtgatcaggaggtcgtaggttcgaatcctgctcgagtatgtacgcccatgattttttatcatggctactactaaaacactgatcaattcagtgcttatttacgtcgatgtagggcaatttgtcaatcagttgcaatgtatAGATATGATTGGAAAGACAAGTTGACTGCATGACCTACAGGGATGTAAGTTCTCAAAAAACTACCTTGTATTAAAGTCTGAGATATGGACTTAGTCATTGGATGTAATGACTATTCAAGTGTAGCAGTTAAAGGCTTCTATTGTAAAATTGGAGTTGATCAATTCAACGAGGATTCTCTGAGTGAACATCTTTTTGCTGAATCCTCAAGCGCATTAAATCATTGGATTCTTCTGTCTCTTATTTGTCTGTTACCTAGGTGAAGCAGCCTCTTACTACCGGTGATGTGACGGTGTTGGGACCAAACAACATGGCTCCCAGCAGGCCGATTCAGGGTGTGAGTGATCCAACCAAATCTGAGAGGAGAAAGGCTAAGAGGAAATCGCTCAGGACTGAGGTGAGACACTCTTTTCATGAAGAGATTCTTAAGAGCTTTTTTCCTGGATTTTCTAcccatgtattttctttgtaactCACATATATCAAACATATAATAgcagatatatatgtatatatatatatatatatatatatatatatatatacatatttatacttTAACACAGATAAACAACTCTAGGAAGACAGCTTCTTCGCACATCAAGAGGAGGCAGCTTTCTGTGTAAATTATActttcatattatatacataccaATCAGAGAAAATGCTCCTGTCTCACTTTCTGACATGCCTAGAGATACTGATGTTACATCACTCACTGAGATACGAAGAATGCTGTAATGTACCAATAGCAATAAAATTGTGTTACGTCTGCATGGTGTATGAGAGTTTGTGTCTTTGCTTGTGGTTTGATGTGTGAGCTCTCAAGGATTGATGGTGAAGGAAGTATTGGCATAGTGTGTGGTATCCGTGATGTATTATGCAACCTCTGTTCAGATACATACCTGTGATTGTGCCCTTGTGCAAGATGACAGCCGTGTAACAaacagagggagagaaaaacaaCAGAACTAGCTCCACCTGTGTCGGCTCACTCCATGCCGAAGACAGACTATTTCAGGTTCTACAAAATGTAATGTTTCTGATTATGATTTACGTGGCatgaaggaagaagaaaagcaCATAATGTATGGTATTTTTTTTACTGATATCCTGTCCAGCTGAGCATGGAGGACAGGTTGAATGCACTGACCATAGCTCAGGCCAGGCCAGATGTTGACAAGAGCCAGCCACCTAGAGCTGACGTCATGGTTACCTTGCTGTCTCAGGGACTGCAGAGTCAAGACCACGAATTGCTGGATGTGAGTCAAAACCAAATTCATATTCCTCTTCATGGGCCTTTCCCTGTAGAGTAGTTGCAGAATAATGTTTGTCTGTTGATGGCTAAATTATccttccctcctccccccccccccaataaaatatagaaataataaattaataaattgtAACAAATATTGCATGTACTACAATCTCTACAATGAGTGATTTGGGCCTCTTGATGTTTTTGAATTATACGAGGtattcattgttgttattataaactgttgtatttgttttgttaattcCTGAGTGTTTCATTTAACCAAAGCTCTTCTGTGTATACCCACACACCCTCATACACAATTACAAAAATCCTCTGTTCAAAGACATAACTGTGATTGCGCCCTTGTGCAAAATGACAGCCGTGTAACAAACAGAGGAAGATGAAATAGAACCAGCTCCACGTGTATCAGCTTGACTTGTGATGACTACACACTAATTTTGGTTCAACATTTCCACTTTCAAATGGTGTAGGGCTGATGTTACAgtttattacaactattgtttgCTGTTAAATATACATGGCTTTCCTATAGAGTTTGCTGAGATATATGTATTAGTTTAATGTAAGAACGTTGCTACCCATAGAATTGATGTGATCATTGCCAGATGTCTCTGGCTGTAGAATTTGTTTACCATGAGAGGTATGTGAGTAAAAGTGTTAGTGTGTGTTTATGTCTATCAATTATGTGATGCGTCCCTCTGtgtctttaaagggtgtgtacagttctggtcgaggtgaggatttagcttttaacgttttgcgagatattcagaaaccactttatgagatgtcaaagagcatgcaattctaaggggtatcaaaagtttattcgatgaaaatcggttttgaaatggctgagatatccaaaaacgaggtgaaacaaagagatcctaataaagttgtggcatgtcgccttttattattagcacttttttggatatctcggccatttgaaaaccaattttcgtcaaataaacgttgaatccttcttaaaattacatgctctttcatatttcgtaagaggcttttcactatctcacttaggaatgttcaaaacatgaatcctcacctcaaccagtactgtacagtccctttaaattcatGTAGGGACAACAAAATATGCGTTTCTTCAGTTGCTCTACTTTCTGATTGTTATTCATAAAGCagtgtattttgatttgtagTGTTTTTCCTTGTTGAATTTTAGTTTGTTGCTTTGAATGACACTCTCCCCCTGTATTTCACTCTGCAGAGAGTCTTGAAACAAGATCGACCCAAAGTGATTACCAACACCATTCAACGTTTGCCTGTTCCTCTCATTGTTCCCTTGGTTCAAGAGTTGGCAAGGAGAATGAACACTGCCCCACAGAGGTTGGTGACTGATATTCGTTGGCAGTTTTATTATGATTTCAATTTTAGTAACTTCTGTGGAAATCTTTCATTACCAGTTCTGGTGCAggaactttttattttttatttttttcgtaAAGAAAATATCTACATGTAGCCTGAATTAAAAGTTCTCtttcctcgaaaaaaaaaaaaaaaaaaaaaaaaaatctgatcatCATATATGTGTGGCATCCCTTTGAAtcctgtatatttttgtttgtatgtttatgaATGCATGtgtatttttaggtgatacgctatcagcgtatcacctattgtgattgtcaaaatctctctttatttttttttattcttctttctttctggacaattttgtgtcgtcaatatctcaagaatgacattacgaaataacatgacattttcagtcaacatgtctcatgacaaaatctagccacaataaggttttcatgacagttacatatctatgacgtcatctaggcgccattttgtgattttcggaccttgtcacatgatcgatcataacttcataactagatgtcatttctgtatcattttcggtggacatgaagttcaggtcacgctctatcttactttttaacgctagttacacaggtcatcattacgcgcgcgtaagcgcgcgtcaaaattttaaaaggctcaaaacgacttcccaatgggaaatctcgaagtttcagacaattttaagcgtttcaaac from Diadema setosum chromosome 1, eeDiaSeto1, whole genome shotgun sequence includes:
- the LOC140226380 gene encoding WD repeat-containing protein 43-like codes for the protein MATSSHRCCAFSGNGSCFAISSADGRISVWDPNTGDIKQQYTPSSHLSTSCTCLAWQRKSRRTHETRKKKKRKTEKNAASEEITEVDDLSPTNLLALGTVAGSVLLYSVLTGDLQSSLDGGHDDIINDICWHPSEDTLFSCSDDRQIVEWDVTNRTVRSKWKGDKTSVHAICICPGGETLLSAGRTIQLWNLHTRTVLKKYTGHASHVTRLRVLPMSSRSEGADPLEAIEGLYFMSSAASDRIVNVWQVKGGSKDKTSLASFAVPEEPSDFDVCVTADSVVYTSVITQSGQVHIFDTVLNGSAKTPFQANHVITVATAGSKQSVTRPIPILTAQISLVDGQPQILLAYGITLKPSFEPVKFVSWEKEICLIREASLHSSKDKGAGDRVKQPLTTGDVTVLGPNNMAPSRPIQGVSDPTKSERRKAKRKSLRTELSMEDRLNALTIAQARPDVDKSQPPRADVMVTLLSQGLQSQDHELLDRVLKQDRPKVITNTIQRLPVPLIVPLVQELARRMNTAPQSGLVVAHWTKEVLRVRASYLMTCPELMTRLSHIYETINTRTSHGSKLSRLHGKLELMLAQVSSQSEPGQAGQADQALVMYEDESSDELDLLEDGLVGHSESEGEWDEFSDSDMEAEHQEDSDGHSKSDEDGNEDAMSSSDGGEDDDIDDDIEDDDDDET